Proteins from one Setaria italica strain Yugu1 chromosome V, Setaria_italica_v2.0, whole genome shotgun sequence genomic window:
- the LOC101760578 gene encoding protein ALP1-like, whose amino-acid sequence MSCPLFNQLHDLLVDSYGLRATRDMSTVEALGMFLWILGAPQSLRQVEDRFVRSLETISRTFDKVLGTVLKLAVHNIRPQDPEFKTVHKRLLNPRFAPYFNNCIGAIDGTHVPVVVPSEKVMQYTNRHGYTSQNVLAICDFDMRFTFVVSGWPGSVHDMRVFSDAIEKYGDKFPHPPTGKFYLVDSGYPNRPGYLSPYKGTKYHLPEFRNGPMPRGMQETFNYAHSSLRNVIERSFGVLKMKWRILMGIPSFPMHKQSKIIVACMAIHNFIRENSVADREFDLYDCDENGVPMPGTSNRGGGETSTQVEEEDSNMNAFRDEIAHALYNRSR is encoded by the exons ATGAGTTGCCCATTATTTAATCAACTTCATGATCTATTAGTTGACTCATATGGTTTGAGAGCCACTCGAGATATGTCAACAGTGGAGGCCTTAGGAATGTTCCTATGGATATTAGGTGCACCGCAGTCACTTAGGCAAGTTGAGGATCGATTTGTGAGGTCGTTGGAGACAATAAGCCGTACGTTCGACAAAGTGTTAGGCACTGTTCTTAAGCTAGCAGTACATAATATTAGGCCACAGGACCCTGAATTTAAGACGGTGCACAAGAGATTACTCAACCCTCGGTTTGCTCCGTATTTCAACAACTgtattggagctattgatggGACACACGTTCCAGTCGTGGTGCCAAGTGAAAAGGTCATGCAATATACAAACAGGCACGGGTATACCTCACAGAATGTGttagctatttgtgacttcgacatgaggttTACATTTGTTGTTAGTGGATGGCCAGGATCGGTCCATGATATGAGAGTGTTCAGTGATGCCATAGAAAAATACGGTGACAAGTTTCCACATCCTCCTACAG GCAAGTTTTACCTTGTTGATTCGGGGTATCCAAACCGTCCCGGTTACCTATCACCTTACAAGGGTACGAAGTACCATCTACCGGAGTTTCGTAATGGTCCAATGCCCAGAGGTATGCAAGAGACCtttaattatgcacattcatcccttagaaatgttatcgagaggtcattcggagttttgaagatgaagtggaggatacTGATGGGTATACCAAGTTTTCCAATgcacaagcaaagcaaaattattGTGGCTTGCATGGCAATTCACAATTTTATCCGAGAGAATAGTGTTGCCGATAGGGAATTTGATTTGTACGATTGTGATGAAAATGGTGTCCCAATGCCCGGAACTTCAAACCGCGGAGGAGGTGAGACAAGTACccaagtagaagaagaagatagcAACATGAATGCATTTCGAGATGAAATAGCTCATGCCTTGTACAATAGGTCTAGATAA
- the LOC101760984 gene encoding protein S-acyltransferase 8 has product MAQPQQRVYQAWKGDNRFFFGGRLIFGPDVKSLGLSVALIVVPVAFFCVFVARHLRHQFRAYDAGYAILVVAIVYTIYVLLLLFTAAAQDPGIVPRASHPPEEDTHYDSLSLTDTPGRLQFPRVKEVIVNGMPVKVKYCETCMVYRPPRCSHCSICNNCVERFDHHCPWVGQCIGKRNYRYFFLFVSSSSLLCIYVFAISALYIKFLMDGDYPTVWKALKHSPASLALMIYCFIALWFVGGLTGFHTYLISTNQTTYENFRYRSDGRPNVYDRGCPSNFQEVVFAKIQPSKHKFRAYVQEEVRAPPANNSGEMEEEQVGGPRAKVGDDLDIDDLFKISQRHDHGDNDIEMGGGNAN; this is encoded by the exons ATGGCACAACCACAGCAGCGGGTGTACCAAGCTTGGAAGGGGGATAAC AGGTTCTTCTTTGGTGGGCGGTTGATATTTGGACCTGATGTTAAATCCCTAGGTCTTTCTGTTGCCCTCATTGTTGTCCCGGTTGctttcttttgtgtgtttgtCGCACGGCATCTCCGTCATCAGTTCCGTGCATATGATGCAGGATATGCAATTCTTGTCGTAGCAATAGTGTACACTATCTAT GTGCTTTTGTTACTCTTCACAGCTGCTGCTCAGGATCCTGGAATTGTACCTCGTGCTTCACACCCACCAGAGGAGGATACTCACTATGATAGTTTGTCTCTTACTGATACACCTGGAAGACTACAATTTCCTCGTGTAAAGGAAGTTATAGTAAATGGGATGCCTGTGAAAGTAAAGTATTGTGAAACTTGTATGGTATATCGCCCTCCTCGGTGCTCACACTGTTCCATTTGCAACAATTGTGTGGAACGCTTTGATCATCACTGCCCATGGGTTGGGCAATGCATTGGAAAA CGCAATTACCGTTATTTTTTCCTGTTTGTTTCCTCTTCAAGTCTCCTCTGCATTTATGTGTTCGCTATATCAGCCTTGTACATCAAGTTTCTCATGGATGGAGACTATCCTACAGTGTGGAAGGCGTTGAAACACTCTCCTGCTTCTCTAGCACTAATGATATACTGTTTTATTGCTCTCTGGTTTGTTGGTGGACTCACAGGATTTCATACATATCTCATCAGCACAAACCAG ACCACATATGAAAATTTTCGGTATAGATCAGATGGCAGGCCTAATGTCTATGATCGAGGATGTCCGAGTAACTTTCAAGAAGTTGTCTTCGCCAAGATACAACCTTCCAAACATAAGTTCCGGGCATACGTACAAGAGGAAGTACGAGCTCCACCAGCTAACAATTCTGGAGAGATGGAAGAGGAACAAGTTGGTGGTCCTCGGGCAAAAGTGGGAGATGACCTTGATATTGATGATCTGTTTAAGATTTCGCAAAGGCATGACCATGGGGACAATGATATTGAAATGGGAGGTGGAAACGCCAATTAG